A single Drechmeria coniospora strain ARSEF 6962 chromosome 03, whole genome shotgun sequence DNA region contains:
- a CDS encoding Ribosomal protein S17 — MHSTYLIGKTSRVDKLSALSSEWMRKIGVRIALLLHLPKLILSLPTNDTAASLSRHLSGAGSIKMATELTVQSERAFQKQPHIFQNPKVKAKSTRPGKGGRRWYKDVGLGFRTPKTAIEGSYIDKKCPFTGLVSIRGRILTGTVVSTKMHRTVIIRREYLHFIPKYSRYEKRHKNLAAHVSPAFRVEEGDQVTVGQCRPLSKTVRFNVLRVLPRTGKHVKKFSKF; from the exons Atgcacag TACGTACCTTATCGGCAAAACATCACGTGTCGATAAGCTGTCAG CCCTAAGCAGCGAGTGGATGCGAAAAATTGGTGTGCGGATTGCCCTACTCCTCCATCTGCCCAAACTCATCTTGTCTCTACCGACCAACGacaccgccgcctccttgtCACGACACCTCTCCGGAGCAGGATCAATCAAGAT GGCGACCGAGTTGACTGTTCAGTCCGAGCGTGCTTTCCAGAAGCAGCCTCACATCTTCCAGAACcccaaggtcaaggccaAGAGCACCAGACCTGGAAagggcggccgacgatggtacaAGGATGTCGGTCTGGGTTTCCGTACTCCCAAGACGGCGATCGAGGGCAGCTACATCG ATAAGAAGTGCCCTTTCACCGGCCTCGTCTCGATCCGCGGCCGTATCCTGACCGGCACCGTCGTTTCCACCAAGATGCACCGAACCGTCATTATCCGAAGAGAGTACCTGCACTTCATCCCCAAATACTCTCGTTACGAGAAGCGCCACAAGaacctcgccgcccacgTTTCCCCCGCTTTCCGTGTTGAGGAGGGTGACCAGGTCACCGTTGGCCAGTGCCGGCCCCTGAGCAAGACG GTCCGATTCAACGTCCTGCGTGTTCTCCCCCGAACCGGCAAGCATGTTAAGAAATTCAGCAAGTTCTAA
- a CDS encoding DUF636 domain protein produces the protein MAEIKTETKTLEAKCLCGSVHLTFDIPVALLPLPVYLCHCSLCRYATGSPCVFHTQLPEGLLPSFVGESGEDKMTSWVSRGAGCSYDFCSTCGCHIAGVGLDRNQWTPATSIFSDHGGANFIIDRHVFSKSAKGGGLSSMLTHLGGREMPCWNPASDDPAGQLVEAQAEMGDDGESRLRAECKCGGVSFAIRRPNQAVLDDDVMSRCVSPKAKEKWMAEHDVCDDCRLTSGTHVVGWAKVPLALCEPAIDTGLRVGTSKTFASSEGVLRAFCGVCGATVFRCSVTHRPTEGQAVVDVATGILRAPEGVLAENWLTWKSRLAFAASGMAYDVEFAEALSKGMEAWAEQRYGVEES, from the coding sequence ATGGCCGAGATCAAGACCGAGACGAAGACTCTGGAAGCCAAGTGCCTCTGTGGTTCGGTTCACTTGACATTCGACATCCCCGTCGCCCTGCTGCCTCTCCCCGTCTACCTATGCCACTGCAGCCTGTGCCGATACGCGACGGGCTCGCCCTGCGTATTTCACACCCAGCTTCCCGAGGGGCTGCTGCCCTCGTTCGTGGGCGAGTCCGGTGAGGACAAGATGACGTCGTGGGTGTCGAGAGGAGCCGGCTGCAGCTACGACTTTTGCTCGACGTGCGGATGCCACATCGcaggcgtcggcctcgaccggaACCAgtggacgccggcgacgtccaTCTTTTCCGACCACGGCGGTGCGAATTTCATCATCGACCGTCACGTCTTCAGCAAGTCGGCCAAGGGCGGCGGCCTCTCCTCCATGCTGACGCACCTCGGCGGTCGCGAGATGCCGTGCTGGAACCCCGCCAGCGATGACCCGGCCGGCCAGCTGGTCGAGGCACAGGCGGAGatgggcgacgatggcgagagTCGTCTGCGTGCCGAGTGCAAGTGTGGAGGCGTCTCCTTCGCCATCAGACGGCCGAACCAAGCGGtcctggacgacgacgtcatgTCCAGGTGCGTGTCACCAAAGGCCAAGGAGAAGTGGATGGCCGAGCACGACGTCTGCGACGACTGCCGGCTGACGAGCGGAAcccacgtcgtcggctgggCCAAGGTACCGCTGGCCCTGTGCGAGCCGGCCATCGACACGGGGCTGCGGGTTGGGACGTCCAAGACTTTTGCGTCCTCGGAGGGTGTTCTGCGCGCCTTCTGCGGCGTCTGCGGCGCCACCGTCTTCCGCTGCTCCGTCACgcaccgaccgaccgagGGACAGGCTGTCGTCGATGTTGCGACGGGCATATTGCGTGCGCCCGAGGGCGTCTTGGCCGAGAATTGGCTGACCTGGAAAAGCCGGCTGGCGTTTGCGGCGAGCGGGATGGCGTACGATGTCGAGTTTGCCGAGGCGCTGAGCAAGGGAATGGAGGCGTGGGCGGAACAAAGGTACGGCGTGGAGGAGAGCTGA
- a CDS encoding tetrahydrofolylpolyglutamate synthase yields the protein MVGAADARKDAIDALNSLQTPHEVIEARRKAGIKPDAGSMREMRAYLSRIGYSPLDLDRLNMIHVAGTKGKGSTCAFVDSILSQYRLCSGSGSGSIRSKASPRKTGLFISPHLVAVRERIRIDSMPISKALFAKYFFQVWDRLGDSTAAPDGAPLGTRPLYGRYLTLMSWHVFLQEGVDVAVYETGIGGEYDATNLVEMPLVSGISTLGIDHVFVLGDTVEKIAWHKAGIMKHGSPAFTVTQDAGAAAVLRRRAVEKDVKLTVLDVDARLDGVRIRPDAPFQKKNATLAVALAETALQKLGVATTQGPNLPREFVDGLEKTVFRGRCEVKTEDKVTWYVDGAHTSDSLKMSSRWFADETADIPGPRVLIFNQQGRTEAVEFLASIHANVARSPGQSPFDHVVFCTNVTYAETGYKRDFVNNQIDPKEIGEMTVQRRFADRWAALDPAAKVVVLPTIEDALAYGRRLADGRQAGEKVQAYVTGSLHLVGGALEILDQADAL from the exons ATGGTAGGCGCAGCTGACGCCCGAAAGGATGCCATCGACGCCCTCAACTCGCTGCAGACGCCCCATGAGGTGATTGAAGCGAGACGCAAGGCTGGCATCAAGCCCGATGCCGGCTCGATGCGAGAGATGCGGGCATATCTGAGCCGCATCGGTTACTCG CCGCTGGATCTGGATCGGCTCAACATGATccacgtcgccggcaccaaAGGCAAAGGCAGCACATGTGCCTTTGTCGACTCGATCCTCTCGCAGTACCGCCTctgcagcggcagcggcagcggcagcatccGCAGCAAAGCCTCGCCCCGCAAGACCGGGCTCTTCATCTCGCcccatctcgtcgccgtgcgCGAGCGCATCCGCATCGACTCGATGCCCATCTCCAAGGCACTCTTCGCCAAGTACTTCTTCCAAGTCTGGGATCGTCTCGGCGACTCGACCGCCGCCCCGGACGGCGCGCCCCTGGGAACGAGGCCGCTCTATGGACGCTACTTGACCTTGATGAGCTGGCATGTCTTCCTGCAGGAGGGCGTGGATGTGGCCGTCTACGAGACTGGCATCGGCGGAGAGTACGACGCGACAAATTTGGTCGAGATGCCCCTCGTGTCCGGCATCAGcaccctcggcatcgaccacgtcttcgtcctcggggACACGGTCGAAAAAATCGCCTGGCACAAGGCCGGCATCATGAAGCATGGCAGCCCGGCCTTTACCGTCACCCAAGACGCgggcgccgcggccgtcctgcgccgacgagcggtcGAAAAAGACGTCAAGTTGAccgtgctcgacgtcgacgcgcgACTGGATGGCGTTCGCATCAGGCCCGACGCGCCCTTTCAGAAGAAGAACGCGACGCTCGCCGTTGCCCTGGCCGAAACGGCTCTGCAGAAGCTCGGCGTGGCGACGACTCAGGGACCGAACCTGCCGCGGGAGTTTGTTGACGGGCTGGAGAAGACGGTGTTCAGGGGTCGGTGCGAGGTCAAGACGGAAGACAAGGTGACGTGGTACGTTGACGGGGCTCATACGTCTGACAGCCTCAAGATGTCCTCACGCTGGTTCGCCGATGAGACGGCCGACAT CCCTGGTCCGAGAGTCCTCATCTTCAACCAGCAGGGCCGCACCGAAGCCGTCGAATTTCTCGCCTCGATCCATGCCAACGTTGCCCGTTCCCCTGGCCAGTCGCCCTTTGACCACGTCGTCTTCTGCACCAACGTCACCTACGCCGAGACGGGGTACAAGCGAGACTTTGTCAACAACCAAATCGACCCCAAGGAGATTGGAGAGATGACGGTGCAACGCCGTTTCGCCGATCGGTGGGCTGCGCTGGATCCCGCGGCCAAggtcgtcgtcttgccgacCATCGAGGACGCGCTGGCGTACGGCAGGCGTCTGGCCGACGGACGGCAAGCGGGAGAAAAGGTGCAGGCGTACGTGACGGGCAGCCtgcacctcgtcggcggcgcacTAGAGATTCTGGATCAAGCAGACGCATTGTAG
- a CDS encoding mitochondrion protein: MLRSSLRSVRVPGSGRLAAPAARQWPIAASRGAGLLATRSFADQKKANDDVSKAPVLPTSETLSSERSAVPADLGESKPRGVDHVPRTPPTAPEAANSRPRPTTTMDDVGESKVMAAAAGLEAKVPRKKGFFRRLRSFVFTLILLGAVGFGGGVWYSRVNDKFHDFFTEYIPFGEQAVLYLEEMEFRKRFPDSARGDAKSRDGERQVRIPAQSGASWRVADSGEHSGRHSSANPVPKKPAVKQPVKQAESPKEAAKIPPPPKPVASEAAPAAAKEAVRENMEKKESAGKAFKAPEVDEPSRLPPLPPIDLMALPDAKEPVVRDLVHMLNDLIIVINADGAHGKYGTTINKAKDEMAKIGDRLRVMKDGIEKKAARRVNATVQEFDKAANDIVRRVEGTMVAQEVEWRREFEEEMVRVRESYDERVKLLLEREQKLNEERLHNQLLEQALALKREFVQEVRDRVEKEREGRLGKLTELSSAVADLEKLTVGWNDVVDTNLKTQQLHVAVEAVRASLEDSQHPRPFIRELVALKEIAAESPVVNAAIASVNPTAYQRGISTSSQLIDRFRRVAGEVRKASLLPEDAGVASHASSWVLSHVLFKKDGLAGGHDVESILTRTQTYLEEGDLDSAAREMNSLQGWARTLSKDWLGEVRKVLEVQQALEVIATEARLQSLRLDQ, encoded by the exons ATGCTGCGATCATCGCTACGGTCCGTGAGGGTGCCCGGCAGCGGTCGCCTCGCGgcgcctgctgctcgtcaaTGGCCCATTGCGGCGTCGAGAGGAGCTGGCCTGCTGGCAACG AGGTCTTTTGCCGACCAGAAGAAGGCAAACGACGACGTGTCCAAGGCACCAGTGCTTCCGACGTCGGAGACGCTGAGCTCGGAGCGAAGCGCCGTCCCCGCTGACCTCGGCGAGTCGAAGCCTCGAGGTGTCGATCACGTTCCTCGAACGCCCCCGACGGCTCCGGAAGCGGCCAACTCTCGGccccgaccgacgacgacgatggacgaTGTTGGCGAGTCCAaggtcatggccgccgctgccggcctcgaggccaaggtgccGAGAAAGAAGGGGTTCTTCCGTAGGCTGCGGAGCTTCGTCTTCACCTTGattctcctcggcgccgtcggcttcggcggagGCGTCTGGTACTCGCGCGTCAACGACAAATTCCACGACTTCTTCACCGAATACATTCCCTTCGGAGAGCAGGCTGTTCTCTACCTCGAGGAAATGGAGTTTAGGAAACGGTTTCCGGACTCGGCGAGGGGTGATGCAAAGtcccgcgacggcgagcgtcaGGTGAGGATTCCCGCTCAGTCCGGCGCTTCGTGGAGAGTGGCCGACAGCGGTGAGCATTCCGGCCGTCATTCGAGCGCCAATCCGGTGCCCAAAAAGCCGGCGGTCAAGCAGCCTGTGAAGCAGGCCGAGTCGCCGAAAGAGGCGGCCAagattccaccaccaccgaaACCGGTTGCCTCGGAGGCTGCTCctgcggcggccaaggaggccGTCCGTGAGAAcatggagaagaaggagtCGGCCGGCAAGGCCTTCAAGGCGCCCGAGGTGGACGAACCGTCCCGGCTCCCGCCCTTGCCACCGATCGACCTCATGGCCTTGCCGGATGCCAAGGAGCCCGTCGTGCGCGATCTCGTCCACATGCTCAACGACCTGatcatcgtcatcaacgccgacggtgcgCACGGCAAGTACGGCACGACCATCAacaaggccaaggatgaAATGGCCAAGATCGGCGACCGGCTCCGCGTCATGAAGGATGGCAtcgagaagaaggcggctCGCAGGGTCAACGCGACGGTGCAGGAATTCGACAAGGCCGCCAACGACATCGTCAGGCGCGTCGAGGGCACCATGGTGGCCCAAGAGGTCGAGTGGCGGCGCGAGTTTGAGGAGGAGATGGTCAGGGTGCGCGAGAGCTACGACGAGCGAGTCAAGCTCCTGCTCGAACGCGAGCAGAAGCTCAACGAGGAGAGGCTTCACAACCAGCTTCTGGAGCAGGCGCTGGCCCTCAAGAGGGAGTTTGTCCAAGAGGTCAGGGACCGGGTGGAGAAGGAGCGCGAGGGCCGTCTCGGCAAGCTGACGGagctctcgtcggccgtcgccgacctcgagaaGTTGACGGTGGGGTGGAACGACGTGGTCGACACGAACCTGAAAACGCAGCAGCTtcacgtcgccgtcgaggccgtgcGCGCCAGCCTCGAGGACTCGCAGCACCCACGGCCCTTCAtccgcgagctcgtcgcgcTCAAGGAAATCGCCGCCGAGTCGCCCGTGGTCAACGCGGCCATCGCGTCGGTCAACCCGACGGCCTACCAGCGGGGCATCTCGACATCCTCGCAGCTGATTGACAGGTTCcgccgcgtcgccggcgaggtccGGAAAGCGTCCCTGCTAcccgaggatgccggcgtcgCGAGCCACGCCTCGAGCTGGGTTCTGAGCCACGTCCTGTTCAAGAaggacggcctcgccggcggtcACGACGTCGAGAGCATCCTCACGCGCACCCAGACCTACCTCGAGGAGGGCGACCTGGACTCGGCCGCGAGAGAGATGAACAGCCTTCAGGGCTGGGCCAGGACGCTCAGCAAGGACTGGCTGGGCGAGGTGCGAAAGGTGTTGGAGGTGCAGCAGGCACTCGAG GTCATTGCCACCGAGGCACGACTGCAGAGCTTGAGGCTGGATCAATAG
- a CDS encoding GTP-binding protein ypt5 gives MAARGPATGRGTNTRFAQFKLVLLGESAVGKSSIVLRFVKDQFDSFRESTIGAAFLTQTISLDENTTVKFEIWDTAGQERYKSLAPMYYRNANCAVVVYDITQSASLDKAKAWVKELQRQANENIIIALAGNKLDLVTEQPDKRAIPAADAEAYAREAGLLFFETSAKTAENVRELFTAIAKKLPLDQAGPRHARPGQRPGVSLTPESANTNSGGACSC, from the exons ATGGCTGCCCGAGGTCCCGCTACCGGGCGTGGCACGAACACCCGCTTCGCGCAGTTCaagctcgtcctcctcg GGGAGTCTGCGGTGGGAAAG AGTTCGATAGTCCTTCGCTTCGTCAAG GATCAATTCGACTCCTTCAGGGAATCCACCATCGGTGCCGCCTTCCTCACCCAGACCATCTCCCTCGACGAGAACACGACAGTCAAGTTTGAGATATGGGACACCGCCGGCCAAGAGCGGTACAAATCTCTGGCACCCATGTACTACCGAAACGCCAACTGCGCCGTGGTTGTGTACGACATAACGCAATCC GCCTCCCTGGATAAAGCCAAGGCGTGGGTCAAGGAGCTGCAGCGTCAAGCGAACGAGAACATAATCATCGCCCTGGCCGGCAACAAGCTGGACCTGGTCACGGAGCAGCCCGACAAGCGAGCGattcccgccgccgacgccgaggcctaCGCACGCGAGGCGGGGCTGCTGTTTTTCGAGACGTCGGCCAAGACGGCAGAGAACGTGCGGGAGCTCTTCACCGCCATTGCCAAGAAGCTGCCGTTGGATCAGGCCGGACCCCGGCATGCCCGTCCGGGACAGCGACCCGGCGTCAGTTTGACGCCCGAAAGTGCCAACACCAACTCCGGGGGGGCCTGCAGCTGCTGA
- a CDS encoding phosphoinositide phosphatase codes for MAPVAAARLPYRDINVRVTVDAYTFTSPSSPDAPALIIDRPTGDVRLANAGLQAGKRATRVSSVAGILGVIQLRLDKYVIVISKAKTVGRLKGHMVYKILATEILPMRERQIHDADEDTFINLLKTFLQNEPMYFSYSVDLTNSFQRQSHADTSSPMWMRADDRFFFNKHLQSDLVEFRRRGSRSQPGSQPGIDPFILTCIFGMLEIRPTKFKNTPLTLVLISRRSRYRGGTRYFTRGVDEDGHVANYNETEQIIILNDSSSGLGGFAGSTDMQSGKFGSVAGLEAQLMSYVQTRGSVPTYWSEINSLKYVPKLQVRSTEAGFSAAQKHFDEQIRLYGDNYLVNLVNQKGRECRVKESYEKMVHSLVSGPKEHPESDRVSDEKFTMVQSGTRRQQFDRLHYVYFDYHSETKGMKMHKAHALVERLHDALISQGYFRGVDTPANMTGNIDVRSFQTSVIRTNCMDCLDRTNVVQSMFARHALDRIFEDAGFMSRGATFRDEDPAFELTFRNMWADNADVVSSSYSGTGAMKTDVTRTGKRTTAGALRDARIGITRYFLNNFRDGPRQDSFDLFLGAYQPGDTNIGTSLVFVDRRPLLIQSIPYVLAFSVFIVSVGFLTKRDPDARVLPMRLFIFFWSAVAAYCFYFVWAHGMLYVNWPRLNPRPFAVDGYREHYTKATKSPIIGPLVARHERGLSAARYLNAEEGKKRIE; via the exons aTGGCTCCCGTTGCTGCCGCGAGGCTCCCCTACCGGGACATCAACGTCAGggtcaccgtcgacgcctaCACCTtcacctcgccctcgtcccccgACGCGCCCGCCCTCATCATCGACCGTCCCACGGGTGATGTTCGTCTCGCCAACGCCGGTCTGCAAGCCGGAAAGCGTGCCACGCGTGTCTccagcgtcgccggcatcctcggtGTCATCCAGCTCCGCCTAG ACAAGTATGTCATCGTCATCAGCAAGGCCAAGACGGTCGGCCGCCTCAAGGGCCACATGGTCTACAAGATTCTTGCCACGGAGATCCTGCCCATGCGCGAGCGCCAGATccacgatgccgacgaggacaccTTCATCAACCTCCTCAAGACCTTCCTGCAAAACGAACCCATGTACTTTTCCTACTCCGTCGACCTCACAAACTCCTTCCAGCGCCAATCCCACGCCGACACGTCCAGCCCCATGTGGATGAGGGCCGACGACCGCTTCTTCTTCAACAAGCACCTGCAGTCGGACCTCGTCGAGTTCCGCAGACGTGGCTCGAGAAGCCAGCCCGGGTCGCAGCCCGGCATAGATCCCTTCATCCTGACCTGCATCTTTGGCATGCTCGAGATCAGGCCGACCAAGTTCAAGAACACGCCTCTGACCCTCGTCCTGATCTCGCGAAGGTCGCGATACCGAGGCGGGACGAGGTACTTTAcccgcggcgtcgacgaggatggccaCGTGGCCAACTACAACGAGACGGAGCAGATCATCATCCTCAACGACAGCAGCAGCgggctcggcggcttcgccgGCAGCACCGACATGCAGAGCGGCAAGttcggctccgtcgccggcctcgaggcgCAGTTGATGTCGTACGTGCAGACTCGAGGGAGCGTGCCGACCTATTGGTCCGAGATCAACAGCCTCAAGTACGTGCCGAAGCTGCAAGTCCGCAGCACCGAGGCCGGCTTCTCGGCCGCGCAGAAGCACTTTGACGAGCAGATCCGACTCTACGGCGACAACTACCTCGTCAACCTCGTCAACCAAAAAGGTCGCGAGTGCAGGGTCAAGGAGTCGTACGAGAAGATGGTCCACTCCCTCGTCTCGGGACCCAAGGAGCACCCCGAGTCGGACCGTGTCTCGGACGAAAAGTTCACCATGGTCCAGTCCGGCACCCGACGCCAGCAGTTTGATCGTCTGCATTACGTCTACTTTGACTACCACAGCGAGACCAAGGGCATGAAGATGCATAAGGCCCACGCCCTTGTCGAGAGGCTCCACGACGCGCTCATCAGCCAGGGCTACTTCCGCGGCGTCGACACGCCGGCCAACATGACGGGCAACATCGACGTGCGCAGTTTTCAGACGAGCGTCATACGCACCAACTGCATGGACTGTCTCGACCGGACCAACGTCGTGCAGAGCATGTTTGCGCGGCACGCCTTGGATCGCATCTTCGAGGACGCCGGCTTCATGTCTCGAGGTGCCACCTTCCGGGACGAGGATCCTGCCTTTGAGCTCACCTTCCGGAACATGTGGGCCGacaacgccgacgtcgtgtCCTCGTCCTACTCTGGCACCGGCGCCATGAAGACGGACGTGACCCGGACCGGCAAACGCACGACGGCGGGTGCCCTGCGAGACGCCCGCATCGGCATCACACGATACTTTCTCAACAATTTCAGGGACGGTCCCCGCCAGGACTCGTTCGACTTGTTCCTCGGAGCCTATCAGCCGGGAGACACCAACATCGGGACGAGCCTCGTCTTTGTCGATCGACGGCCGCTCCTCATCCAGTCCATCCCCTACGTCCTTGCCTTTAGCGTCTTcatcgtctccgtcggctTCCTCACGAAGCGCGATCCCGATGCCCGCGTCCTGCCGATGCGCCTATTCATCTTCTTCTGGAGCGCCGTCGCGGCGTACTGCTTCTACTTTGTCTGGGCCCACGGCATGCTCTAT GTCAACTGGCCGCGCCTCAACCCCCGacccttcgccgtcgacggctacAGGGAGCACTATACCAAGGCCACCAAGAGCCCCATCATCGGGCCCCTCGTCGCGCGCCATGAAAGGGGGCTCAGTGCCGCGAGGTACCTcaacgccgaggagggcaagAAGAGAATCGAATAG